The following proteins are co-located in the Desulfobaccales bacterium genome:
- a CDS encoding GNAT family N-acetyltransferase, which produces MDLSEDRWLSAVVGHSVFKVNFDDADAIREEESAPWRDRIAQHLKRHAVGSYYAKIGSTRIDLVRHLVALGFYVVDMQVTFGLDKAVEPRSIAPEARSSCRIGVFHPTQREAVLGIAKSCFRYSRFHLDPLIPLETANQIKHDWILNYILKQRGEHLWVATVAERPAGFLAVIAGEEAGRRYRAIDLIGVTTEYQGRGIGQALVAFFVDFYRDQSDFLQVGTQIANLPSMRLYPKFGFSLIKSAYVMHRHVPQPGNR; this is translated from the coding sequence ATGGACCTCTCGGAAGACCGTTGGCTCTCGGCTGTCGTCGGTCATAGCGTATTCAAGGTTAACTTTGATGACGCCGACGCTATCCGGGAAGAGGAAAGCGCTCCCTGGCGTGACCGGATAGCTCAGCATCTGAAACGTCACGCGGTGGGCAGTTATTACGCCAAAATTGGTTCCACCCGGATTGACCTGGTGAGGCACCTGGTTGCGTTAGGTTTCTATGTGGTGGACATGCAAGTAACCTTTGGCCTGGATAAGGCGGTCGAACCCCGGAGCATTGCACCGGAAGCCAGGTCCAGTTGCCGGATTGGTGTATTTCACCCCACCCAGCGGGAGGCGGTATTGGGCATTGCCAAGTCCTGTTTCCGATATTCGCGCTTTCACCTGGACCCGCTCATTCCACTCGAGACGGCCAATCAGATCAAGCATGACTGGATCTTGAATTATATTCTCAAGCAGCGGGGGGAGCACCTCTGGGTAGCTACCGTGGCTGAGCGGCCGGCGGGATTTTTGGCGGTCATTGCCGGCGAAGAGGCCGGGAGACGGTATCGCGCCATCGACTTAATCGGGGTGACCACGGAGTACCAGGGGCGGGGCATCGGACAAGCCCTTGTGGCTTTCTTTGTGGATTTTTATAGAGACCAAAGCGACTTCCTCCAGGTGGGCACCCAGATTGCCAACCTGCCTTCTATGCGGCTGTATCCGAAATTCGGCTTCTCGTTGATCAAATCAGCCTACGTCATGCACCGGCACGTGCCGCAGCCGGGGAATCGTTGA
- a CDS encoding NTP transferase domain-containing protein — MSSERFPGKVLAPLGGKPIIARVIARVTQVIPSEMVVVATSQEESDDPLAYYLRGNGIQVFRGPLDNVFSRFQLCLREFPCTWFFRICADSPFLDSSLMQKIMNYCDRTQVDLVTNVFPRTFPPGRSLEMVNSKPFAAIDSANLTKEEQEHLTQVYYNHSDRFKIINLESGNPALAKESFSVDTIEDLKRLERVL; from the coding sequence ATGAGTTCCGAGAGATTTCCAGGAAAAGTTCTGGCTCCACTGGGAGGCAAGCCGATAATTGCCAGGGTTATAGCTCGAGTAACCCAGGTAATCCCCTCGGAGATGGTGGTGGTGGCCACCAGCCAGGAAGAGTCAGACGATCCACTGGCGTACTACCTAAGGGGAAATGGCATTCAGGTTTTTCGGGGGCCACTTGACAATGTATTTTCCAGGTTTCAGCTGTGCTTGAGGGAATTTCCTTGCACATGGTTTTTCCGGATTTGTGCCGACAGCCCGTTCCTGGACAGCTCCTTGATGCAGAAGATTATGAACTATTGCGACCGAACACAGGTGGATCTGGTGACCAATGTCTTCCCGAGAACATTTCCGCCGGGGAGGAGCCTGGAAATGGTGAATTCGAAACCTTTCGCAGCCATTGACTCCGCTAATCTGACTAAGGAGGAACAGGAGCACCTGACTCAGGTTTATTATAATCATTCCGACAGATTTAAGATAATCAACCTCGAATCCGGCAACCCGGCCCTGGCTAAAGAAAGTTTCAGCGTGGATACCATTGAGGACCTGAAACGTTTGGAAAGAGTTTTATGA
- a CDS encoding alpha-ketoacid dehydrogenase subunit beta translates to MPWSKIKYDIGEPDQFSQCRQEHRILSYVEAVREGLFQALSADPNVFVMGQDVDAPGGMFGITRGLHAEFGGERVFDTPLAENALTGVAVGAAIAGMRPVYLHNRPDFLLLAMDQLVNHAAKWSYMFGGAVNVPLVIWTCIGRGWGSAAQHSQALQGLFMHVPGLKLIMPSTCYDAKGLLLAAIADPNPVLIMEHRLNFRQKGKVPPEIYQVPIGKGVVRRNGRDVTVVATSHQVLEVFNIAQELTEEGIEVEIIDPMTLRPLDKDIILNSVAKTGRLVIVDTGWKTAGVGAEIGAMVAEEAFPYLKAPLKRVATPDLPTPAGFTLEQAFYTTAEDIKEAICAVVDYHPRVAR, encoded by the coding sequence GTGCCTTGGTCCAAGATAAAATATGACATAGGCGAACCTGACCAATTCAGTCAGTGTCGCCAAGAACATCGGATTCTCAGCTATGTGGAAGCCGTGCGGGAAGGGTTATTTCAGGCCTTAAGCGCTGACCCTAACGTGTTTGTTATGGGGCAAGATGTAGACGCTCCCGGCGGCATGTTCGGCATTACTCGTGGTCTCCACGCAGAGTTTGGCGGGGAGCGGGTATTTGACACGCCCTTGGCGGAGAATGCCTTAACAGGGGTGGCGGTAGGTGCGGCGATTGCTGGTATGCGGCCGGTCTATTTACACAACCGGCCAGATTTTTTGTTGCTGGCAATGGATCAACTGGTCAACCATGCGGCAAAATGGTCCTATATGTTCGGGGGCGCGGTAAATGTCCCATTGGTGATCTGGACCTGCATAGGTCGGGGATGGGGATCTGCGGCTCAACACTCCCAGGCTTTGCAGGGGCTGTTCATGCATGTTCCGGGTCTAAAATTAATTATGCCCAGCACCTGTTATGACGCCAAGGGCCTGCTCCTGGCGGCCATCGCCGATCCCAATCCGGTCCTCATCATGGAGCACCGGCTGAATTTTAGACAAAAAGGCAAAGTCCCCCCAGAAATTTACCAGGTGCCCATAGGTAAAGGAGTGGTTAGGAGAAATGGCCGGGATGTCACCGTGGTGGCCACCTCTCATCAAGTTTTGGAAGTTTTTAACATTGCCCAGGAGCTGACAGAGGAGGGAATCGAGGTGGAAATAATCGACCCTATGACGCTTCGTCCCCTGGACAAGGATATCATCCTCAACTCCGTGGCCAAAACTGGGCGTTTAGTCATAGTTGACACGGGCTGGAAAACGGCAGGGGTTGGTGCCGAGATCGGGGCCATGGTTGCTGAAGAAGCTTTCCCATATCTTAAGGCGCCCCTTAAGCGAGTTGCGACCCCTGATTTGCCAACCCCGGCGGGATTTACCCTGGAGCAGGCTTTCTATACCACCGCGGAAGATATTAAGGAAGCCATCTGCGCTGTGGTTGATTATCATCCACGGGTTGCAAGGTAA
- a CDS encoding N-acetylneuraminate synthase family protein produces the protein MHIGRFNLDDKVLVVAEIGNNHEGDPSLALEMVAAAAAAGADAVKVQIINPEKLVNRSQVERIAQLSAFRLPLSAFAEMASLAQTKGLLFIASAFDIQSLESIADLVSAIKIASGDLDFVPLLVKAASLNKPLLLSTGMSTLSEVRSAVKIIESQITSDSLYEKLALLHCISLYPTPLGAANLRAIQTLRHTFDLTVGYSDHTQGVEASILAMAMGARIIEKHFTLDKNRAFRDHAISSDPEELRCLANVAHNVDLILGSGEKVPSPAEQEAALAARRSIVASRDLPEGTRLTVNDLDYVRPRHGLAPAAAISLLGRKLVVSLKAHDLILESHLEQ, from the coding sequence ATGCATATCGGCCGGTTCAACCTGGATGACAAAGTGCTGGTGGTGGCAGAGATTGGTAATAACCACGAAGGTGACCCATCCTTGGCCTTGGAAATGGTGGCTGCGGCCGCGGCAGCAGGGGCCGACGCGGTAAAAGTCCAGATAATCAATCCGGAAAAGCTGGTTAATCGCTCTCAAGTTGAGCGGATCGCCCAATTATCAGCTTTTCGGTTGCCTTTGTCTGCTTTTGCTGAAATGGCTTCACTGGCGCAGACCAAAGGCTTGTTATTCATAGCTTCCGCTTTTGATATTCAGTCCTTAGAGAGCATCGCGGATTTGGTTTCAGCTATAAAGATCGCTTCTGGTGATCTGGATTTTGTGCCATTACTGGTCAAAGCGGCGAGTCTGAATAAACCCCTCCTCCTTTCGACAGGAATGAGTACCCTAAGCGAGGTGAGGTCAGCTGTAAAGATTATTGAGAGTCAAATAACCAGCGATTCATTATATGAAAAGCTGGCTTTATTGCATTGCATAAGTTTATATCCGACCCCCCTCGGGGCAGCCAACCTGAGGGCTATTCAAACATTACGTCATACCTTCGATCTAACCGTAGGCTACTCGGACCACACCCAGGGAGTTGAGGCGTCAATTCTGGCCATGGCAATGGGAGCCCGGATAATTGAAAAGCATTTCACCCTTGATAAGAACCGCGCCTTCAGGGATCATGCGATTTCTTCTGATCCCGAGGAGCTTCGGTGCTTAGCTAATGTAGCACACAACGTGGATTTGATATTGGGCAGTGGAGAAAAGGTGCCGTCGCCAGCAGAGCAGGAGGCCGCGCTCGCCGCCCGGCGCAGTATAGTGGCATCCCGGGACTTGCCGGAGGGGACCCGGTTAACTGTAAATGATTTGGATTATGTCCGCCCGCGGCATGGATTAGCGCCGGCAGCCGCGATATCGTTGCTTGGAAGGAAATTAGTCGTATCGTTGAAGGCCCATGATTTAATTCTTGAATCTCACCTTGAGCAATAG
- a CDS encoding nucleotidyltransferase family protein → MAAVVLAGGLGTRLRPVVMDRPKVLAEVGGRPFLAYILDQLDQTGMREVVLCTGYMAESIWRAFGDRFRSLTLKYSEEIQPLGTGGALRQALPYCFSDSILVLNGDSFINADLGGYCEWFYENDLETAILLTMVPDASRFGRVTVREDGLIMRFEEKSGHHDAGLINAGVYILKKDVVLSIPEGRRFSLERQLFPKLTGKSLYGYLTMGSFIDIGTPESYLSAEEFFKIAR, encoded by the coding sequence ATGGCTGCCGTAGTGCTGGCAGGGGGATTGGGAACACGTCTCCGCCCGGTCGTCATGGATCGCCCCAAGGTTTTGGCTGAAGTGGGTGGCCGCCCTTTTCTGGCTTACATTTTAGATCAACTGGACCAAACCGGAATGCGTGAGGTGGTGCTGTGCACCGGTTATATGGCTGAGTCCATTTGGAGAGCCTTTGGTGATAGATTTAGGTCTTTGACGCTCAAGTATTCTGAGGAAATTCAACCGCTCGGAACCGGCGGTGCTTTACGGCAGGCATTGCCATACTGTTTTTCTGATTCGATTTTGGTTCTGAATGGCGATTCGTTTATCAATGCCGATTTAGGTGGCTATTGTGAATGGTTTTATGAAAACGATTTGGAAACGGCAATACTTCTCACCATGGTCCCCGATGCTAGTCGCTTTGGGAGAGTGACGGTTAGGGAAGATGGCCTGATTATGCGCTTTGAAGAAAAATCGGGACATCACGATGCTGGACTGATCAATGCTGGGGTTTATATTCTAAAAAAGGATGTGGTGTTATCCATTCCGGAAGGTAGGCGCTTTTCCTTGGAACGGCAACTTTTTCCAAAGTTGACGGGGAAAAGCCTTTATGGATACTTAACTATGGGCAGTTTTATTGACATAGGTACACCGGAATCATATTTATCGGCAGAGGAATTTTTTAAAATAGCAAGATAA
- a CDS encoding DegT/DnrJ/EryC1/StrS family aminotransferase: MTQYRSIPFGRPWITDEERSAVMEVLHGHILTHGPQCKAFETQFAAFVGDGAHCVTVSSGMAALHLAYLHFGIGDGDEVIVPAQTHVATVHAVEWVGARPVFVDCDPNTGNLTAEDIAAAVTRRTKAISVVHFLGIPCAMPEIMEVARRHGLKVVEDCALAVGAHYQGRHVGLFGDVGCFSFYPAKHITTGEGGMFITRHEEVAQGVAKLRAFGVDRSYAERTIPGIYDVPVLGLNYRMSEMQAALGRVQLGRVQEILDRRRANFDSLKRGLFGVDGLTVLDCHSAESQNSHYCLSLVLDRADREQRDAAVTRLNAAGIGTSIYYPHPVPRLAYYRNKYGYDLSHFPQATRISDQAIALPVGPHIDEADVAYIVEQVHMALKGTIA, encoded by the coding sequence ATGACACAGTATCGTAGCATTCCATTTGGACGCCCGTGGATCACCGACGAAGAGCGCAGTGCCGTAATGGAAGTACTTCACGGCCACATCCTAACCCATGGCCCCCAGTGCAAGGCTTTTGAAACCCAGTTCGCGGCCTTCGTGGGAGATGGGGCCCATTGTGTAACGGTCAGTTCCGGGATGGCAGCTCTACACCTGGCCTATCTCCACTTTGGCATCGGGGATGGAGACGAAGTGATCGTGCCAGCGCAAACCCACGTGGCCACGGTGCATGCGGTGGAGTGGGTAGGCGCCAGGCCGGTTTTTGTGGATTGCGACCCGAATACGGGAAATCTGACGGCAGAGGATATTGCCGCGGCGGTCACCCGGCGCACCAAGGCAATATCGGTGGTGCATTTTCTTGGAATCCCCTGTGCCATGCCGGAGATTATGGAGGTAGCCCGGCGACATGGTCTGAAGGTAGTCGAAGACTGTGCTCTGGCGGTGGGAGCGCATTATCAGGGCAGGCATGTGGGCCTGTTTGGGGATGTCGGCTGTTTTTCTTTCTACCCGGCCAAGCACATAACTACCGGTGAAGGGGGAATGTTTATCACCCGCCACGAAGAGGTCGCCCAGGGAGTGGCAAAACTGCGGGCCTTCGGAGTGGATCGGAGTTACGCCGAGCGGACTATCCCGGGGATTTATGATGTGCCCGTCCTCGGTCTTAATTATCGCATGAGCGAAATGCAAGCGGCTCTGGGTCGGGTGCAGTTGGGTCGGGTGCAGGAAATCCTGGATCGGCGCCGAGCTAATTTCGACTCCTTGAAACGCGGCTTGTTCGGGGTTGACGGACTCACCGTCCTGGATTGCCATTCTGCCGAGTCTCAGAACAGCCATTATTGTTTGAGCCTGGTTTTGGACCGGGCTGACCGGGAACAGCGGGATGCGGCGGTCACCCGCCTCAATGCCGCTGGGATTGGCACCAGCATCTATTACCCCCATCCGGTGCCCCGGCTGGCTTATTACCGGAACAAGTATGGGTATGACCTCAGCCACTTCCCTCAGGCGACGCGGATCAGCGATCAAGCCATAGCGTTACCGGTGGGGCCGCATATAGACGAGGCCGATGTGGCATATATCGTAGAGCAGGTCCACATGGCCCTGAAAGGAACAATCGCATGA
- a CDS encoding thiamine pyrophosphate-dependent dehydrogenase E1 component subunit alpha — translation MLRIRLLQLRIESHYLENEMRTPIHLYIGQEAVAVGVCANLSREDYINSSHRSHGHYLAKGGNLKALVAELYCKETGCSKGRGGSMHLVDVSVGHYGSSSIVGGGIPIGTGMGLSIKMKKRTSVSVIFFGDGAADEGVFYESVNFAILKKLPVFFVLENNHYSVCSHVSSRQAGDNPFHAMPEASLLTGKVDGNDVVEVYRTAGEAVQRARNGLGPSFIEYQTYRLRGHAGVPSQDAQGYRTCEEVEKWEARCPIKSMQQKLLDTGVISPAEIDAMKKRIEDELDDAFSAARKDRLPPKEDLHHYLFCE, via the coding sequence ATGTTGCGAATCCGCCTGCTTCAGCTCCGGATAGAATCGCACTATCTGGAAAACGAGATGAGAACCCCCATTCACCTGTACATTGGTCAGGAGGCCGTGGCAGTGGGAGTATGCGCCAACTTGAGCCGAGAGGACTATATCAACAGTTCTCATCGCAGCCATGGGCACTATCTGGCCAAGGGTGGAAACCTTAAGGCCCTGGTGGCCGAACTTTACTGCAAGGAGACCGGCTGTTCCAAAGGGCGCGGGGGATCCATGCACCTGGTGGACGTCTCCGTGGGGCATTATGGGAGTTCCTCCATCGTCGGCGGCGGTATTCCTATCGGCACAGGGATGGGGCTATCTATTAAGATGAAAAAACGGACCAGCGTGAGTGTCATTTTCTTTGGTGACGGGGCGGCAGATGAAGGCGTCTTTTATGAGAGTGTCAATTTTGCCATCCTGAAGAAGCTGCCGGTATTTTTTGTATTAGAAAACAACCACTATTCTGTCTGTTCCCACGTTTCATCCCGTCAGGCCGGTGACAATCCTTTCCATGCTATGCCGGAGGCATCACTGCTAACCGGGAAGGTAGACGGTAACGATGTCGTGGAGGTTTATCGAACCGCCGGGGAAGCAGTGCAGCGCGCCCGGAATGGCCTGGGTCCATCCTTCATAGAATATCAAACTTATCGATTGCGCGGTCATGCCGGAGTCCCGTCCCAAGATGCCCAAGGATATCGGACTTGTGAAGAAGTTGAAAAATGGGAAGCCCGTTGTCCCATCAAGTCCATGCAACAAAAGCTTCTCGATACCGGAGTAATCTCTCCTGCCGAAATTGACGCGATGAAGAAAAGGATTGAGGATGAACTGGATGACGCCTTTTCTGCCGCCAGGAAAGACCGGCTTCCCCCAAAGGAAGACCTGCATCATTATCTTTTCTGTGAGTAA
- a CDS encoding NAD(P)-dependent oxidoreductase, with protein MIDQLQDRKIALIGGAGFIGHNLALTLKQYGAQVSVIDGLNVNNFLWVHSNGTVAENRDLYLQILNQRMELLRAAGIQVFIQDARNYFKLSNILNQIKPEVIVHLAAIAHAKRSNKDPFSTFDHNLRTLENALDFAQTVVKHFIFFSSSMVYGNFLTPKVDEEHPLNPIGIYGALKLSGEKLVIAYQQVFGLPYTIIRPSALYGPRCISRRVIQIFIENALRGRKLRIDGDGSEKLDFTYIDDLVDGVCRAIANPASKNQVFNMTNGNARSILEMATTIKEYFPEVETEYVERDGLMPFRGTMSIDKAVNLLGYAPQNPLEVGMKKYIGWYRNLRIDAP; from the coding sequence ATGATCGATCAGTTACAGGACCGTAAGATTGCCCTGATTGGCGGGGCAGGATTCATCGGGCACAATCTGGCCCTGACCCTGAAACAATACGGGGCTCAGGTATCGGTGATTGACGGCCTGAATGTCAATAACTTTCTCTGGGTTCATTCTAACGGCACGGTGGCGGAAAACCGGGATTTGTACTTGCAAATCCTCAATCAGCGCATGGAGTTATTAAGGGCTGCCGGTATCCAGGTTTTTATTCAGGACGCTCGGAATTATTTTAAACTTTCCAATATCCTGAATCAGATCAAGCCGGAGGTTATAGTCCACTTGGCGGCTATTGCCCACGCCAAACGCTCCAACAAAGATCCCTTTAGTACCTTTGATCATAACTTACGGACTTTGGAAAACGCCCTGGACTTCGCCCAGACCGTCGTAAAGCATTTCATCTTCTTTTCCTCCAGTATGGTATACGGGAATTTTCTGACGCCGAAAGTGGATGAGGAACACCCCCTCAACCCCATCGGCATTTACGGGGCCTTGAAATTATCCGGAGAAAAACTAGTCATCGCCTATCAACAGGTATTCGGCCTGCCCTATACCATCATTCGCCCTTCAGCCCTGTATGGCCCCAGGTGTATCAGCCGCCGGGTCATCCAAATCTTCATCGAGAATGCCTTGAGGGGCAGAAAATTGCGGATCGACGGGGACGGCAGTGAGAAGCTTGACTTTACCTATATTGATGATCTGGTGGACGGTGTTTGCCGGGCGATTGCCAACCCAGCCTCCAAGAACCAGGTATTCAATATGACCAATGGCAACGCCCGCTCTATCCTGGAAATGGCGACGACTATCAAGGAGTACTTTCCCGAGGTGGAGACGGAATATGTGGAGCGCGACGGGCTAATGCCGTTTCGCGGCACGATGAGTATCGATAAGGCCGTGAACCTGTTGGGTTATGCGCCGCAAAACCCCTTAGAAGTGGGAATGAAAAAATATATCGGGTGGTATCGCAACCTGCGGATAGACGCGCCCTGA
- a CDS encoding Gfo/Idh/MocA family oxidoreductase, giving the protein MTPRQGKIGVAVVGLGIGEQHARAYLRTGRCELRWLYDLDLKKARRLTGEFERGKVAEDYGAILQDPEVQIVSIASYDDAHFEQVVEALKVGKSVFVEKPLCCTVEELRIIKRAWAKQHGKAKLYSNLVLRAAPVYRYLKQLIEAGELGKIYSLDADYLYGRLDKITHGWRKDVVDYSVILGGGVHLVDLMLWLTGERPVKVLALGNRICSQGTDFRYMDNVEAMLQAGNGMIGRITANFGCVHPHQHVIRVFGTKGTFIYDDQGPRLQMSRDPGSPAKVMGLATLPATKGDLIPNFVKSVMLDENMEAETQHEFDVISVCAAITQALMSGEALKVEYV; this is encoded by the coding sequence ATGACTCCAAGGCAAGGGAAAATCGGGGTTGCCGTAGTTGGACTGGGGATCGGTGAGCAGCATGCCAGGGCTTATCTCAGGACTGGCAGGTGTGAACTTCGCTGGCTTTATGACCTGGACTTGAAAAAAGCCAGGCGCTTGACAGGCGAATTTGAGAGAGGTAAGGTTGCAGAAGATTACGGAGCCATTCTCCAGGACCCGGAAGTTCAGATTGTCTCCATAGCTTCCTATGATGATGCGCATTTTGAGCAAGTGGTCGAGGCCTTGAAGGTCGGCAAAAGTGTTTTTGTGGAAAAACCCTTGTGCTGCACAGTTGAGGAGTTGCGGATAATTAAGCGGGCCTGGGCGAAGCAGCATGGAAAAGCAAAATTATATTCCAATTTGGTTCTACGAGCCGCCCCCGTCTACCGATACTTGAAGCAACTGATCGAAGCCGGTGAATTGGGGAAGATTTACTCTCTTGATGCAGATTACCTTTACGGCAGATTGGATAAAATTACTCATGGCTGGCGCAAAGATGTAGTGGATTATTCGGTGATACTGGGTGGAGGAGTGCACCTGGTGGATCTTATGTTGTGGCTTACCGGAGAAAGGCCAGTTAAGGTTTTAGCCCTTGGCAATCGAATCTGCAGCCAGGGGACCGACTTTCGTTATATGGACAACGTTGAAGCTATGTTACAGGCCGGCAACGGTATGATCGGGCGAATCACCGCCAACTTCGGCTGTGTTCACCCGCATCAACATGTGATACGGGTATTTGGGACCAAAGGGACTTTTATTTACGATGACCAGGGACCCAGGCTGCAGATGAGCCGCGACCCTGGGAGCCCCGCTAAGGTCATGGGTTTGGCGACCCTACCCGCTACCAAGGGAGATCTGATTCCCAATTTCGTAAAATCGGTAATGCTGGATGAAAACATGGAGGCCGAGACACAACATGAATTTGATGTAATAAGCGTTTGTGCGGCCATTACCCAAGCGCTAATGTCTGGGGAGGCCTTAAAGGTTGAATATGTATGA
- a CDS encoding DegT/DnrJ/EryC1/StrS family aminotransferase: MAKKIKVPFGTISIPEKSKELILQTLGAKRISSGKYVREFEEKFAKLLGVEEAVAVSSGTDADILALAVLHDFGAQRDDEVIIPALSFVATGNAVVHARFKPVFVDIRRDTLNIDPDLIEAAITDKTKAIMPVHLMGKPADMDKINAIAKKHGLFVVEDAAEAHGALYKGKPVGTLSDMAAFSTYIAHIITTGEGGIVVTHREDFAEILRSLRSHGRACKCKQCTINLASKYCSKRFEGNGGEDIRFIFERIGYSCKMNELEAAIGIGNIDLYYEILEKRRQNLLYVLNRFEQFSPYLFTIKEEPHEQIGPHAIPIILQREAPFTRAQLTEHLEKNGIETRTLFTSMPTQCPGFNYLGYQLGQFPNAEYMGKNGIHIGVHQDLGLPEMEYVLEQIRLFLEKHLK, encoded by the coding sequence ATGGCCAAGAAGATTAAAGTTCCTTTCGGCACCATCTCGATACCAGAAAAGTCCAAGGAGCTGATTCTCCAGACTTTGGGAGCCAAGCGCATCTCCAGCGGCAAATATGTCCGGGAATTTGAGGAGAAGTTTGCCAAGCTGCTGGGGGTTGAAGAGGCGGTGGCCGTGAGCAGCGGGACCGACGCCGATATCCTGGCTTTGGCTGTACTCCATGACTTCGGGGCGCAACGGGATGACGAAGTTATTATCCCGGCACTCAGCTTTGTCGCCACCGGCAACGCCGTGGTGCATGCGAGATTCAAGCCGGTGTTCGTGGATATTCGGCGGGACACCTTAAATATTGACCCAGATTTAATTGAAGCCGCCATTACTGACAAGACCAAGGCGATAATGCCGGTGCATCTCATGGGCAAACCGGCGGATATGGATAAAATCAATGCCATCGCCAAGAAGCATGGGCTTTTTGTTGTTGAGGATGCAGCAGAAGCGCACGGGGCTTTATATAAAGGAAAACCCGTGGGCACGCTGTCTGACATGGCTGCCTTCAGTACTTATATAGCCCACATTATCACCACGGGAGAAGGGGGCATTGTCGTTACACATCGTGAAGACTTTGCCGAAATTCTGCGCTCGCTTCGTTCCCACGGCCGGGCTTGCAAATGTAAACAATGTACGATCAATCTTGCCTCAAAGTACTGTTCCAAACGTTTCGAAGGCAATGGTGGTGAAGATATTCGCTTTATTTTCGAAAGAATCGGTTACTCCTGCAAGATGAATGAGCTTGAAGCGGCCATCGGGATCGGGAACATTGACCTTTATTATGAAATCTTGGAGAAGCGCCGGCAGAACCTGCTCTATGTGCTCAATAGATTTGAACAGTTCAGCCCGTATCTCTTTACAATCAAAGAGGAACCCCACGAACAAATAGGACCCCATGCCATACCAATAATCTTGCAGAGAGAAGCACCGTTTACCCGAGCTCAGTTAACTGAGCACCTCGAAAAAAATGGTATCGAAACGAGAACGTTATTTACGTCGATGCCTACCCAATGTCCGGGATTCAATTATTTGGGCTATCAATTGGGGCAGTTTCCAAACGCCGAATATATGGGTAAAAATGGCATACACATCGGAGTTCACCAAGATTTAGGCCTGCCAGAAATGGAATATGTTTTGGAGCAAATAAGGTTATTTTTAGAAAAACATTTAAAATGA